A region of Larimichthys crocea isolate SSNF chromosome X, L_crocea_2.0, whole genome shotgun sequence DNA encodes the following proteins:
- the frmpd1a gene encoding FERM and PDZ domain-containing protein 1, translated as MEVQDRSRSPSRRTSRVEQVVGRWLRRSRDLGSRSHSLSRERAAADGKTESSGSDQRNYPFRFNVQIQRDPRLNSHGLTLSSQTPILVQEVTPGGPADGRLVPGDQLVKINNVAVDDLTPEQAAEIIRECQDSLTMTVLRTMLGPKSSFITPEKRAKLRSNPVKVHFAEEVEVNGHSQGNSLLFLPNVLKVYLENGQTKAFKFESTTTVKDIVMTLKEKLSLSRIEHFSLVLEQQHSITKLLLLHEEESIQQVVQKKEAHDYRCLFRVCFMPKNLQTLLQDDPTAFLYLYLQGVNDVLQERFAVEMRCNTALRLAALHIQERLASCGQSPKTNLKIITKTWGIENFVSSTLLRNMREKDLRKAIAYHMKKSQSQHDPKQKGQSVDQTRINYLEELSDLKSFGGKSFSATMMLQDRESMVTLLVGARYGVSQVVNHKLSILSTLTEFTSITRIELLPESDKVSLVKIYLQDIKPITLLLESAAAKDMSCLIAGYCRVFVDPNLNIFPWIDESKKHRVSAEEGYVSRCGSDSDTSSDLDMDTQVSQGNKPRPRIRSSSDPDGRKRKDKDRRRNKDGKEKGDKPWGDKKQKEEKDADTEKEKCPKDKNREGKNKDTEHREETERVQDSQQKQINTTNNDLGGKVRQEGGGEVRVAEEQPSVSEASDSCQSDSRVLTSPSSDSLDALEEDDLISCSSSSMHPYAPSQTHAHQLHPYSHGHIQPNFLVPPPAHSHPFIHLPTHDRGEGGHRRSGDGADPQLLTPVSPSETLHHVQKCSGNPCSDDSSLCFAELSRLVDFLPSPPEASEDDEDEEEELRRRRRKMLKEMDELVRRAGEGVSVSGEGSFNEHPLSPSTSSPSSNMEFVFNFDQSDASCYYKLCSNITPDSARSLPHPAQPNEGEDWKEVEGDPSKAVELEPIPILQPPPGFGDSSSDEEFFDARDRFTSPEDPTSGAMPRDICTEMKMDFLSTLSLSDIKIFVPDTDKDGKAEDRKGGDEEGGGKETLFQLRKRSRKRRSFMETDYTSRVSYPEPDAESRQDLVSRRLHTNLLTEANDTQMLSSDPEPSDQTQNPSPTVSSLTHSEGEPAQLESKPILSKPCLHGPGSPCGLGSHQQTRDLQPPSRTRKQEMEMEPDAMESKSVTDLLKAASPTIIVVRCRVDPDGKECADRRGDGKEEGGGQEEMGEGKDEGEKGESTGVSGNGPFTSHMFLPEITEVAGKGEEEKKDGVRGSTTSSKRPLIGAERQPEADTLPTYLIDVSKKCSNGLLGAHLIALEQNSCVEELHVLEGVCEKSNPPSYSPPSPPPSTPLPPTQVVHKSQSSCLWQEEGDSKNTGTSTQKSSSSEEMPPCQQNQTAQLHLEISPCVYEDEAIGVVDSAVTISDEVTDSTSSDNVFDDDEVSNSLTSSSCDKKYDWTTKHCISPNSTTADNGDSQITIKSHTNTEAQTRIQPVNSDYTRTINAITAKLGAATSLTSPTFNSGTRLKSEVPHENASCLNQNVDKPSDDSTMPGAGSKDSLASPSLAKVITATIQNLSKDPPSPTHFLFQSCSPSIMGRLSASTLRGKIQKLPLYLSRSQETLNQTEVGNVVQSPAEDNSRGNVEITITDVHDITQTIDMETGTTAESVESDDSDTTVTGSEVDGEFFVETTSVKSLTEETEVSSSLPVQTEPKSQQRDQLLYTGQNTPGPITQPPVSIANSLQRDTSGLKMDTPGPVKDASPSMPAPIVVTTQNINGPGLPFHSQSQKVIRTSSDRPLMGLCRPTEQNSDSTKTLSSGCRVFTICEDPSQTKPTPEVGITPPLKSEFGCSSVLTSGCESVMEGMQIPLDACGCPVVYTNCFSGGDSFDEELTVYEFSCRTQSSSVTPGVSLPLMTSPPVPSLFATSSINSPSFSNSILFSSSTSELSPLLSPLSDASDCFLSQTHKDTISRLGQQCYPEPPAGFQVLRVDVDQLLSILESSGAERSLAGHRGRHARDTCPAHFTENKRVLQIEARRLMSGCQKVVGIGQSPEEMLHSLANSFRTLVELAGICLWFSGCNRCDRRNAEAVAGLADVARSFRDFCLAAERASSKRSCQDLSTKLLAKQCTALTASVFCLTQLFRTLTAL; from the exons GATATTGTGATGACACTGAAGGAAAAGCTTTCTCTGAGCCGCATTGAACACTTCTCCCTGGTGCTGGAGCAACAACACAGCATCACCAAACTACTGCTGCTACATGAAGAGGAGAGCATACAGCAG gtggTGCAGAAGAAAGAGGCCCATGACTACAGATGTCTTTTCCGTGTTTGTTTCATGCCCAAAAACCTCCAGACACTGCTGCAGGATGATCCCACTGCCTTTCTGTACCTCTATCTGCAG ggGGTGAATGATGTTCTGCAGGAGCGTTTTGCAGTAGAGATGAGGTGTAACACTGCCTTGCGACTGGCTGCACTGCACATCCAGGAGAGGCTGGCAAGTTGCGGACAGTCACCAAAGACCAACCTGAAGATTATCac GAAGACGTGGGGCATAGAGAACTTTGTGTCATCTACCTTGTTGAGAAACATGCGAGAGAAAGATCTGAGGAAGGCCATCGCCTACCACATGAAAAAGAGCCAATCACAGCATGATCCCAAGCAGAAGGGCCAGTCAGTCGATCAGACACGGATAAACTACCTGGAGGAGCTGAGTGATCTCAAGTCATTTGGAGGGAAATCCTTCAGTGCCACCATGATG CTCCAGGACAGGGAGTCAATGGTGACCTTGTTGGTGGGGGCACGCTACGGGGTGAGTCAGGTGGTCAACCACAAACTAAGCATCCTGTCCACCCTCACAGAGTTTACCAGCATCACACGCATCGAACTGCTGCCCGAATCTGACAAGGTCAGCCTGGTCAAAATATACCTGCAGGACATCAAG CCCATCACTTTGCTATTGGAGTCAGCAGCAGCCAAAGATATGTCCTGTCTAATAGCAGGGTACTGTCGAGTGTTTGTTGACCCAAACCTCAACATCTTTCCCTGGATAGATGAGTCCAAGAAACACAGAGTGTCTGCTGAGGAAg GTTATGTGTCAAGGTGTGGCAGTGACTCAGATACCTCTTCAGACTTGGACATGGACACCCAGGTGTCTCAGGGCAACAAGCCCCGCCCTCGAATCAGATCCTCATCAGACCCAGATGGAAGAAAACGAAAAGACAAAGACCGCAGGAGAAACAAAGATGGCAAAGAAAAGGGAGATAAACCCTGGGGGGATAAGAagcaaaaggaagaaaaggatgCTGACACCGAAAAGGAAAAGTGTCCGAAAGATAAAAATAGAGAGGGTAAGAATAAGGATACAGAGCACAGGGAGGAAACGGAGAGAGTGCAGGATAGTCAGCAAAAACAGATCAATACAACTAACAATGATTTGGGGGGAAAAGTGAGACAAGAAGGTGGTGGAGAGGTGCGAGTAGCAGAGGAGCAGCCATCAGTATCTGAGGCATCAGATTCTTGTCAGTCTGACTCTCGTGTCCTCACCAGCCCCTCCAGTGACTCCCTTGATGCGTTGGAAGAAGATGACTTAATttcgtgttcttcttcttccatgcACCCTTATGCTCCATCACAAACTCATGCTCATCAGCTTCACCCCTACTCTCATGGGCACATTCAGCCAAACTTCCTCGTCCCTCCACCAGCTCACTCCCATCCCTTTATCCACCTCCCAACACATGACAGAGGGGAAGGGGGCCACAGAAGGTCAGGCGACGGAGCTGATCCCCAACTGCTCACACCCGTCTCCCCTTCTGAGACCCTTCACCACGTTCAAAAGTGTTCAGGTAACCCGTGCTCTGATGACAGCTCCCTGTGTTTCGCTGAGCTCTCCCGCCTTGTGGACTTCCTGCCAAGTCCTCCAGAAGCCagtgaggatgatgaagatgaagaagaggagttgagaaggaggagaaggaagatgCTGAAAGAAATGGATGAGTTAGTGAGAAGAGCAGGTGAAGGTGTAAGTGTAAGTGGGGAGGGTAGTTTTAACGAACATCCATTATCTCCTTCCAcgtcctccccctcctccaacATGGAGTTTGTGTTTAACTTCGACCAAAGCGACGCCAGCTGCTACTACAAACTCTGCTCCAACATCACCCCCGACAGCGCTCGTAGTCTTCCCCACCCTGCGCAACCTAATGAGGGAGAAGATtggaaggaggtggagggcgATCCGTCTAAGGCAGTTGAACTGGAGCCTATCCCCATCCTTCAGCCACCGCCTGGCTTTGGAGACAGCAGCTCTGATGAGGAGTTCTTTGATGCCAGAGATCGCTTCACCTCACCTGAAGACCCAACTTCAGGGGCTATGCCAAGAG ATATTTGCACAGAGATGAAAATGGACTTCCTCAGTACACTCAGCCTCAGTGACATCAAAATCTTTGTGcctgacacagacaaagacggaaaagcagaagacagaaaaggaggagatgaagagggaggaggCAAGGAAACATTGTTCCAGCTCAGAAAAAGATCCCGCAAGCGTCGTTCCTTCATGGAAACTGATTACACCTCCAGAGTGTCATATCCAGAGCCAGATGCAGAATCAAGGCAGGACCTGGTCTCTAGAAGGCTTCATACAAATCTTTTGACAGAAGCAAATGATACACAGATGTTGAGTTCAGATCCTGAACCTTCAGATCAAACCCAGAATCCCAGTCCTACTGtctcctccctcactcactcTGAAGGAGAACCAGCTCAGCTCGAGTCAAAACCCATCCTGTCCAAACCCTGTTTGCATGGACCTGGTTCTCCTTGTGGTTTGGGCTCTCATCAGCAGACTAGAGACCTACAGCCCCCTTCCAGGACCAGGAAGCAAGAAATGGAGATGGAACCTGACGCAATGGAATCCAAATCGGTCACAGATCTACTGAAGGCAGCATCTCCTACTATCATCGTTGTCCGCTGCCGGGTGGATCCAGACGGCAAGGAGTGTGCTGATCGGAGGGGTGATGGaaaagaggaagggggaggacaggaggagatgGGTGAGGGGAAAGATgaaggagagaagggggagTCAACAGGTGTGTCTGGAAATGGGCCATTCACTAGTCACATGTTTTTGCCAGAAATCACTGAGGTGGCAGGTAagggggaagaggagaagaaagacggGGTGAGAGGGTCCACAACCAGTTCAAAAAGACCTCTCATAGGTGCTGAAAGGCAGCCAGAGGCCGACACACTGCCTACATATTTGATCGATGTGAGTAAAAAGTGTAGTAATGGCCTTTTGGGAGCCCATCTGATTGCCCTAGAGCAAAACTCATGTGTAGAGGAACTTCATGTGcttgaaggtgtgtgtgaaaagtCAAATCCTCCATCATACTCACCACCATCCCCTCCACCCTCAACCCCTCTACCTCCAACACAAGTAGTTCATAAATCCCAAAGTAGCTGTTTGTGGCAGGAAGAAGGGGACAGCAAAAATACAGGAACCTCAACCCAAAAATCTTCATCTTCTGAAGAGATGCCACCTTGTCAGCAAAATCAGACAGCACAATTACATTTAGAAATCAGCCCCTGTGTTTATGAGGATGAAGCCATCGGAGTTGTTGATTCTGCTGTTACTATTAGCGATGAAGTTACTGACAGCACCAGTTCAGACAATGTTTTCGATGATGACGAAGTGAGTAATTCCTTAACGTCTAGCTCATGTGACAAGAAATATGACTGGACTACAAAGCATTGCATCAGTCCTAATTCAACTACAGCAGATAATGGTGATTCTCAAATTACTATCAAGTCTCATACCAACACTGAAGCTCAGACAAGAATCCAACCTGTTAATTCTGATTATACTCGTACTATAAACGCTATCACTGCAAAGCTTGGAGCTGCAACAAGTCTCACATCTCCTACATTTAACTCAGGCACTAGATTGAAAAGTGAGGTCCCACATGAAAATGCTTCATGTTTGAATCAAAATGTAGACAAACCCAGTGATGATTCCACCATGCCAGGTGCTGGATCTAAAGATAGTTTAGCTAGTCCTAGTTTAGCGAAAGTTATCACAGCCACAATCCAGAATCTCTCCAAAGACCCTCCCTCTCCAACTCACTTCCTCTTCCAGAGCTGTTCCCCTAGCATTATGGGTCGCTTATCAGCTTCCACACTTAGGGGGAAGATTCAGAAATTGCCCCTATACTTATCAAGATCCCAGGAAACCCTCAATCAAACTGAGGTAGGGAATGTAGTTCAAAGTCCTGCTGAGGATAACAGTAGAGGCAACGTTGAGATCACCATCACAGACGTCCATGATATCACACAAACAATAGACATGGAAACAGGCACAACAGCAGAATCAGTGGAGTCAGACGATTCGGATACAACGGTTACAGGATCAGAGGTGGATGGGGAATTTTTTGTTGAAACAACCTCAGTAAAAAGTTTGACAGAGGAGACTGAAGTAAGCTCTTCATTGCCTGTCCAGACTGAGCCCAAATCCCAGCAACGAGATCAGCTTCTGTACACTGGACAGAACACACCGGGACCAATAACACAACCTCCAGTCTCCATAGCAAACAGCCTCCAAAGAGACACTTCAGGCCTAAAGATGGACACCCCTGGCCCTGTAAAAGATGCTTCACCTTCTATGCCCGCACCGATAGTGGTGACAACACAGAATATAAATGGGCCAGGACTCCCTTTTCATAGTCAGTCTCAGAAAGTAATACGGACCAGTAGCGACAGGCCTTTGATGGGTCTTTGTAGACCTACAGAGCAGAATTCagactcaacaaaaacactttcttcaGGCTGCAGGGTATTTACCATTTGTGAGGACCCATCCCAGACAAAGCCCACACCTGAGGTGGGGATTACCCCACCCTTGAAGTCTGAATTTGGTTGCAGTTCTGTGCTAACATCCGGATGTGAGTCAGTTATGGAAGGGATGCAGATTCCACTGGATGCTTGTGGTTGCCCAGTGGTCTATACCAATTGCTTCAGCGGCGGGGACAGCTTTGATGAGGAGCTGACAGTGTACGAGTTCTCCTGCcgcacacagagcagcagtgtgacTCCTGGAGTAAGTCTTCCTCTCATGACCTCACCGCCTGTTCCCTCCTTATTTGCCACGTCCTCCATCAACTCTCCATCCTTCTCAAATTCcatccttttctcctcctctacctctgAGCTCAGCCCTCTTCTCTCACCACTGTCTGACGCCTCTGACTGTTTCCTGTCCCAAACACACAAGGACACCATCAGTCGACTGGGCCAGCAGTGTTACCCAGAGCCCCCGGCAGGTTTCCAAGTACTCCGTGTAGATGTGGACCAGCTCCTTTCTATTCTGGAAAGTAGTGGTGCTGAACGATCTTTGGCAGGCCATAGAGGTCGCCACGCAAGGGACACCTGCCCTGCCCACTTTACAGAGAACAAGCGGGTGCTCCAGATAGAGGCACGGCGGCTGATGTCAGGCTGCCAGAAGGTGGTGGGGATCGGACAGAGCCCAGAGGAAATGCTTCACTCACTGGCCAACAGTTTCCGGACCCTGGTGGAGTTGGCAGGTATCTGCCTCTGGTTCTCTGGTTGCAACAGGTGTGACCGAAGGAATGCTGAGGCAGTTGCAGGTCTGGCAGATGTGGCTCGCTCATTCAGGGACTTCTGTCTGGCAGCAGAGCGAGCCAGCAGCAAGCGCAGCTGCCAGGACCTGAGCACCAAGCTGTTAGCCAAACAGTGCACCGCCCTCACCGCCTCCGTCTTCTGCCTCACTCAGCTGTTCCGCACCCTCACTGCACTATGA